The genome window CACCGAGCACTGCGTGATCTGCCACGGTGTTTCCGGCAGCGGCGCCGGTCCTGCATCGATGTACCAGTGGCCTTACCCCCGAGATTTCCGGGCCGGCGTGTTCAAGTGGAAATCAACGCAGCGGGATGCCAAGCCGACTCGCGATGATCTGCGGCGATTGCTGGTAAACGGGATCCCAGGCACTCCCATGCCTTCGTTCATGACCGTGACGCCAAGCGACCGCGAAGCGCTGATCGACTACCTGATTTATCTCTCGATTCGCGGCGAAGTCGAGCGTCAACTGCTGGCTCTGGCGATCGATGACCTTGGCTACGAAGACACACCGCCGACCGATGACCTGCGTTTGCGAGTGACGGTCACGGAACAAGCCAATCTGGGAAGAAACGAGGCAGGGGAGATCGTTTTTACCGATTTGACACAGTCCAGCCGTGATGCGAAGCCCCAGGCACCTGACGAGGGCAATCAACCTGAATCGACGGCCGTGGAACCGACCGAAGGCGAATTGGCGGTCGAGGAAATCCTGCAGGCGGTGGCCAGCGAATGGGTTCAGCCGCAGGCGTCTCCCGTGCCACCAGAACAAATCCCCCATGCCGCCGATGAACTGCACGCCTCGATCGCTCGCGGTGCCAAGCTGTTCAGTGGCCAAGTTGCCAACTGCGCGGGGTGCCACGGTCCGGCGGGGCAGGGCGGGTTGCCGCTGAATGACCTGGATGACTGGACCAAGGAATTCACGACTCGGATTGGGATCACGCCCACGGATGCCGACGCGGTCAAACCTTTCCGCAAAGCCGGCGCACTGCCACCGCGAATCATCGAGCCCCGCCGACTGGCTGGTGGGGTGTTGCGAGGCGGCGACGATCCTGAGACCCTTTTCCGCCGGATTCAGCACGGAATCGCAGGAACGCCGATGCCGGGAATCGAACTCAGCGAGTCAGCCACGGGCGCAACAGGACTAACCCCTGGAGACGTTTGGGACTTGGTTCATTACGTTCAGTCGCTGGTCCAGCCCACGCCCAAACCGTCCGTGCGTGTGGTGGACGACGAAAATCCCTCCGCTGCCGTAGAAACAGGTGTCTCCTTATGAGTCGCGACAATTATCGAACCGTTGGCGCGATCGTCGGTTTGGCATTGGGAATCGGTGCCATGTTCCTGTTCGGCATGTCCGGAATTGTTCCCGGAGCCATGTTTGGCGCGGGTGGATGCGTGATTGGCGGGATTGCCGGAGAACAGATTTTTGATCGACGAGGGCAGCAATGAACCAAGCTGCTGACACCCAAAACGCATCCGAATCCGGCCCCGAATCCGAAATGGAACGCCCCGCGGACGCGAACACCAGCGATTCACCGAAGGAGGACGGCTCGCAATCCGTTCCCCAATGGCCTCACCGGCTGACTCGCGTGATGGTCTGCTTGACCTGGCCGCTGATCTGGGTCGGGGGGTTGGTGACGACCTACGACGCGGGCATGTCGGTTCCGGATTGGCCGGGAACGTACGGGTACAACCTGCTTCTGTATCCGATCTCGACTTGGTTGCTGGGGCCGTTCGATTTGTTCATCGAACACGGCCACCGATTGCTGGCCGCCCTGGTTGGCTTCATCGCAATCGGGCTGGTCATTTCTTCCTTCCTGGCTGAAAAACGTCGCTGGGCAATTGGTTTGTCGGTGCTGGTGCTTGCCGCCGTGATTGGGCAGGGCGTTTTAGGCGGCTTGCGTGTGACGCTGAGTGCACGGACGCTGGCGATGATCCATGGATGCGTCGGCCCCGCGTTTTTTGTGCTGTGTGTGATCGCGGCCTGCGTGACCGGCCGGAACTGGCTGGCCGCTTCGGTGCGTAAGTCCGCCGAGGGCACTTCCCCGCAAACCCCGACCGCGTTTTGGCCAATCGCGTTGTTGGTTTTGGCTTACATGCAGTTGGTTTTGGGAGCGATGATGCGGCATGCCTTGCCCGGTTTCAGCCCGGTCGGATTTGCCCACATCGTCAAGACGCACATCACGATTGCCTTCGTCTTGTGGCTGATGACGGCTCTGGCGTACTGGCGAATGCGGCGCTGCGGCGATTTGACGCTGTCGCGTCCGGCGGGTGCCTTGATATGCTTTGTGGCCGTGCAAATCGGCTTGGGGGTGGCGACTTGGATTGTCAACTACGGCTACCCACAGATGCTGGCTCCACTTTCAGCGTCTGGCTCGTACCTGCTGCACAGCAAGAACGTCCTGGACGCCTGGATCGTGACGGGTCACGTTGCGACGGGATCGCTGATCTTGGCCGTTTCGTCACTGCTGTTGGTTCGCTTGTACCGCCGCCGACGCGTATTATCCTTCTCTGTCTCATCCTGAACCCGGAACGATCATGGCATCTGATTGCCGCGAAACGCTCGAGATTGTCGCCGGAAGTGGTTTGTCCCTCGATGATGGGTCTCTCCAGAACTCGGGTTCGCTCCCTCGCACCCGCTCGGCGGCGAGCGGATCGACTGCCGTGCTGGAACCTTCGTCGCGGATGAAACCTGTTTCCCGCCCGCGTCCCTCGACCGATCGAGCCAGCACGTTGAATGATGAAATTCCCGTGCCAGAAGCCACTCCAAAATCGCAAGCTTCCGACGCACCATCGGACGCAAGCCCCGCTGCGGCCACACGCGCCGACCGAGGTGTCTTCGCCGATGTGATCGAGCTGACCAAACCCCGCATCGTCACGATGATCCTGGTCACCACCGTCGCCTCGGCGTTGATCGCTGGCAGCGCGACGCTGACCTTGGTCGATTGGTTTTGGCTGATGATCGGAACCGCTCTGATCGCTGGCAGTGCAGGCGCGGCCAACCAAGTTTGGGAGTGCCAAATCGATCGCAACATGCCACGGACCGCCAATCGTCCGGTCCCCGGTGGACGGATGAGTTATGCCGTTGCATTTGGCTTGACCGCCGCCAGTGGAATTGCCGGAGGAGCCATCCTGTGGCTGGGCAGCGGCCCGATTCCCGCCAGCGTCGGCATCGCGACTTGGTTGCTCTACGTGTTGGTCTACACCCCGATGAAAACCCGAACCGCTTGGAACACCACGGTCGGTGCGATCGCCGGTGCTCTTCCTGTGTTCATCGGCTACACCGCCGCCGGTGGAACACTGACGGAACTGCCTGGCTGGATGTTGTTTGGTGTGCTGGCATGCTGGCAGTACCCCCACTTCATGGCAATCGCTTGGCTGTACCGAATTCAGTACG of Rhodopirellula islandica contains these proteins:
- a CDS encoding c-type cytochrome, coding for MEFESNRVHAMALERSRDLPTEAALADVELVLAELFGTPAEPAWPADRLTADQRALVSLERLQQASGSVESDAENVHRGLYTEHCVICHGVSGSGAGPASMYQWPYPRDFRAGVFKWKSTQRDAKPTRDDLRRLLVNGIPGTPMPSFMTVTPSDREALIDYLIYLSIRGEVERQLLALAIDDLGYEDTPPTDDLRLRVTVTEQANLGRNEAGEIVFTDLTQSSRDAKPQAPDEGNQPESTAVEPTEGELAVEEILQAVASEWVQPQASPVPPEQIPHAADELHASIARGAKLFSGQVANCAGCHGPAGQGGLPLNDLDDWTKEFTTRIGITPTDADAVKPFRKAGALPPRIIEPRRLAGGVLRGGDDPETLFRRIQHGIAGTPMPGIELSESATGATGLTPGDVWDLVHYVQSLVQPTPKPSVRVVDDENPSAAVETGVSL
- a CDS encoding COX15/CtaA family protein, yielding MERPADANTSDSPKEDGSQSVPQWPHRLTRVMVCLTWPLIWVGGLVTTYDAGMSVPDWPGTYGYNLLLYPISTWLLGPFDLFIEHGHRLLAALVGFIAIGLVISSFLAEKRRWAIGLSVLVLAAVIGQGVLGGLRVTLSARTLAMIHGCVGPAFFVLCVIAACVTGRNWLAASVRKSAEGTSPQTPTAFWPIALLVLAYMQLVLGAMMRHALPGFSPVGFAHIVKTHITIAFVLWLMTALAYWRMRRCGDLTLSRPAGALICFVAVQIGLGVATWIVNYGYPQMLAPLSASGSYLLHSKNVLDAWIVTGHVATGSLILAVSSLLLVRLYRRRRVLSFSVSS
- a CDS encoding protoheme IX farnesyltransferase, whose product is MASDCRETLEIVAGSGLSLDDGSLQNSGSLPRTRSAASGSTAVLEPSSRMKPVSRPRPSTDRASTLNDEIPVPEATPKSQASDAPSDASPAAATRADRGVFADVIELTKPRIVTMILVTTVASALIAGSATLTLVDWFWLMIGTALIAGSAGAANQVWECQIDRNMPRTANRPVPGGRMSYAVAFGLTAASGIAGGAILWLGSGPIPASVGIATWLLYVLVYTPMKTRTAWNTTVGAIAGALPVFIGYTAAGGTLTELPGWMLFGVLACWQYPHFMAIAWLYRIQYAKAGFCMTTTVEPTGRHAAWQSILGSVALAICGVVLAWFPNGQWVASAASVLATVLILAASWPLLRASLNFRANPNDTTARKMLRWSLVVLPAVLLVMTLRASL